One genomic window of Candidatus Methylomirabilis lanthanidiphila includes the following:
- a CDS encoding peroxiredoxin encodes MSEHSVTVTWRRTSPSFDYEVYNRDHVWSFDSGIQVRASAAPAYHGDLDCVDPEEAYVAALSGCHMLTFLAIASRKRLTVDAYEDHATGFLEKSANGKLAVTRVVLRPRIRFGGSTTHSRDELARLHEQAHQGCIIANSVLTTVTVEPVG; translated from the coding sequence ATGTCAGAGCACAGTGTAACCGTTACGTGGCGGCGTACATCGCCGAGTTTCGACTATGAGGTCTACAACCGCGATCATGTCTGGTCGTTCGACAGCGGTATTCAGGTCCGCGCCTCAGCCGCTCCCGCCTATCACGGCGACCTCGACTGTGTCGATCCGGAAGAGGCGTATGTCGCGGCCCTGTCCGGCTGTCACATGCTGACCTTTCTGGCTATTGCGTCACGCAAGCGACTGACGGTCGATGCGTACGAAGATCATGCGACGGGGTTCCTGGAGAAGAGCGCCAACGGCAAGCTGGCCGTGACGCGGGTCGTGCTTCGACCGCGCATCCGGTTCGGCGGTTCTACGACGCATTCCCGGGACGAACTCGCGAGGCTCCACGAGCAGGCTCACCAAGGCTGCATCATCGCCAACTCGGTCCTGACAACCGTCACTGTCGAGCCGGTCGGCTGA